Part of the Flavobacterium okayamense genome, CACCATTCCCCTAAAACTGAGTTTCCCAGAAACCCGTCGTGACCTTTATTAGAATATGCAAATAATACCGAATTATTAACTTCACCTCCTACTCTACAATGTGGACCAACAGTAGTTGCTCCGTAAATCTTTGCGCCCAATTTTACTTGAGCTTCTTCGCATAATGCAAAAGGTCCACGAATTAATGAACCCTCCATTATTTCAGCATTTCTACCAATGTAAATTGGCCCGCTTGATGCATTTAAGGTTACAAACTCAAGCTTTGCTCCTTTTTCAATAAAAATATTTTCTGGCGAAATTACATTAACACTTTTCGGTATAGGTTGCGATGTTCTACCTTCAGTAACTAACATAAAATCTTCACGAATAGCAATATCGTTTTTTGAAAAAATATCCCAAGTGTTTTCAATTCGAATACAATCCTCATCATAATCGATTAAATCATATTCATCAAAATCGATATCTTCTTGTGTATCATTCGTATAAAAAGCAATAATTTCTTCACCTGAAATAATCGCCTGATTTTTTTCTAAATTTAAAATCATTTCCACTAAAACTTCATTAGGAAAAAACGAAGCATTAATCATAATGTTTTCTTCCATTTCTACCATCGGATATTTATCCATTAAATATTCCTCCGTTAATGTTGTTGTAGTATAACCTAAGTATTTTTCCCATTTTTCACGAATGGTTAAAATTCCTACACGAATATCAGCAACTGGGCGAGTGAAAGTAAACGGTAATAAAGCATTACGAACCGTTCCGTCAAAAAGTATATAGTTCATTATTTTAGTTTAAAAGTCTAAAGTTACAAAGTTTAAAGTTTTTATTTTAAGAAGCACAAAAAAAGTTTTTATTGATTACAAAACCCGAACAATGCGAAGCATTGTAATCTTTTATGCAGAATAATCTGAAAAAGCTCTGAATTTCAAGACAAAGTCTGCAGAGTTTTTCAGATGGTTTTAAACATAGTTTAAAAATTCCTCATAAAAGTGTCCTTTCTTTTGGTAAAGATTGCTTCGTTCCTCGCAATGACTCAAAAAAAAAGCTTCACAAATTGTGAAGCTTTTCTATATTTTGAAATCCAACGATTATTTGCTGAATTTAGCGTATTTGTTTTTGAATTTATCAATACGACCAGCTGTATCGATAAGTTTAGATTTACCAGTATAAAATGGGTGAGATGTTCTCGAAATCTCCATTTTAAACACAGGATACTCAACACCATCAACTTCGATAGTTTCTTTAGTTTCTACTGTAGATTTTGTAATAAATACGTCTTCGTTAGACATGTCTTTGAAAGCTACTAATCTGTAATTTTCTGGGTGAATACCTTTTTTCATAATGTAAATCTTTTTATTTGTGATTACCTGTTACTCCGCGGCTTTCTTCTCAAAAGGTGTAAGCAACATAATAACCTTTTATTATTAATCGTTTTTATTAGAGAGTGCAAATTTACATTATTTTTTTAATATACAAGCGATAGTGTAACTTTTTTTACTTGATTTATACTAATAGAAGATAAGTAATATTTCTCTTATATTTGTAAAACTAAACAACCAAAAACTATGAATGAAATTGTAAAGAAAAACTCAGTTAAATACGGAATTATTGCCGGAGTATTTGCGTTACTATTAACTTCTACTATGTATGCTGTAAATTTAGAGTTATTTGCTAAATGGTGGATTGGAGTTACAAACATTATTATCTATACCGCATTAGGTATTTTTGCAATGGTTCAAACTAAAAAAGAATTAAACGGAGTTTACACATTTAAAGATGCATTTACCACATATTTTGTTTATGCTGTAATTGGTATTGCAATTTCAATTGCTTTTAATATTATTTTATTTAATTTTATAGATCCAGGTGCAAAAGAAACTCTGAAAGAAATTTCTATTGAAGCTGCTGTATCTATGATGAAGAAGTTTGGAGCTCCTTCAGATGCAATCAAAAAAGCTGTTGAAGATATGAGTAACAGTGATCAGTTTGGAATTGTTGAGCAACTTAAAGGTTCTGTGTTTAGTATTATTTTCAGTGCTATCTTTGCAGCAATATTAGCTGCTATCTTCAAAAGTAAACCAAAAGAACAATTCTAATACATGAATTTATCTATAGTAATTCCATTATTAAACGAACAAGAGTCGTTACCCGAATTATACAATTGGATTAAGAAAGTTATGACTAGTCATAACTTTTCTTATGAAATATGGTTTATAGACGATGGTAGCACTGATAACTCTTGGCAAATAATTGAAAACCTTTCACAACAAGATAACAACGTGAAAGGTATTCGCTTTTTTAAAAATTATGGTAAAAGCCAAGCGTTACATGCTGGATTTGCCAGAACTAATGGCGACGTAATTATTACTATGGATGCTGATTTACAAGATAGTCCGGATGAAATACCTGAATTATATAATTTAATTACAAACGAAGGTTATGATTTAGTTTCAGGATGGAAAAAGAAACGATACGATTCGGTTATTGGAAAAAACATCCCTTCAAAATTATTTAATTGGGCTGCCCGAAAAACTTCCGGTGTAAAATTGCACGACTTTAATTGCGGACTAAAGGCGTACAGTAAAAATGTGGTGAAAAACATTGAAGTTTCTGGAGAAATGCATCGTTACATTCCAGTTTTAGCAAAAAATGCTGGTTTTTCAAATATTGGTGAAAAAGTGGTTATTCATCAAGCTAGAAAATATGGCCAATCAAAATTTGGCATGAACCGCTTTATCAATGGATTTTTAGACTTAATTACTATTTGGTTTTTATCAAGATTCGGCAAAAGACCAATGCATTTATTTGGTGCCTTAGGTGTTTTAATGTTTGTCATTGGTATGCTTTCTGCTGGTTTTATTGGTTTTTCTAAACTTTGGAAATTATACCATCACGAGCCAGCAATATTGGTAACAGATAATCCTTGGTTTTATATTTCTTTAACTACAATGATAATTGGAACACAGATGTTTTTAGCGGGATTTCTAGGTGAAATTATTTTACGTACAAAGAACAATGAAGAACGTTATAAGATTTCAAAAGAAATATAAGTTACTGTAATTCTTCGTAAATTTGCCCTCTTAATTAATTAGAAATGCATATTGACAAACATATATTAGACAAAGTAAACGAGTGGTTAACACCAACTTTTGATAAAAAAACACAAGACATCATAGAAGAAATGATGACTTCTTCTCCTAAAGAACTTGAAGATAGCTTTTACAAAAATCTAGAGTTTGGAACAGGTGGAATGCGAGGTGTAATGGGTGTTGGCACCAATCGAATTAATAAATATACCTTGGGTAAAAACACACAAGGACTTTCTAATTATATGAAGAAAGTTTTTGCTGGTGAAGAATTAAAAGTTGCTATTGCTTACGATTGTCGTCATAATAGTGATACTCTTGCAAAAGTTGTTGCTGATGTTTTTTCGGCAAATGGAATTAAAGTATTTCTTTTTTCTGAAATGCGACCAACACCAGAATTATCATTCACCGTTCGTCATTTAGATTGTCATGCTGGTATTGTCTTAACTGCATCTCACAATCCGCCTGAATACAACGGATATAAGGTTTATTGGCAAGATGGCGGACAATTAGTTCCTCCTCAAGATGGCGAAATAATTCAAGTGATAGAAAGTTTACAATACAGCGATATTAATTTTGATGCCAACGAAAGCTTAATTCAATATATCGATAAAGATTTAGATGAAGCGTTTTGGAAATCAACTGTTGAAAATGCAAGTTTCAACACACCTCAAAATGCAAAAGATAATCTTAAAATTGTCTATACTTCTTTACACGGAACGTCTATAAAAGCTATTCCAAGTGTTTTAGCATTAGCAGGTTATAATGATGTAAACATTGTAAAAGAACAAGCTGAACCAGATGGAAATTTCCCAACAGTAAAATCACCAAATCCGGAAGAACCAGAAGCTTTAACTATGGCAATTGAATTAGCAAATAAAATTAATGCTGATATTGTTGTAGGAACTGATCCAGATTCGGATCGATTAGGAGTTGCTGTTCGTGATTTAGATGGCAAAATGAAATTACTAAATGGTAATCAAACTATGGTTATCATGACGGCTTTTCTATTAGAGCAATGGAAAAGAGCTGGAAAAATTACAGGAAAAGAATTCATTGGTTCGACAATTGTGTCTACACCAATGATGCTTGATTTAGCAGAAGCTTATAAAGTTGAATGTAAAGTGGGATTAACTGGTTTTAAATGGATTGCTAAATTCATAAAAGATTTTCCAGAATTACAGTTCATTGGCGGCGGTGAGGAAAGTTTTGGTTACATGGTTGGCGACAACGTTCGTGATAAAGATGCTGTAGCAGCAATACTATTAGTTTGTGAAATTGCAGCCTTAGCAAAAGCTTCTGGAAGTAGTTTGTTTCAGGAATTAATTAACTTGTCTGTTGATTTTGGTTTTTACAAAGAGCATTTAATTTCAATTACTAAAAAAGGGATAGAAGGCGCTAACGAAATCAAACAAATGATGATTGATTTACGTGAAAATCCGTTAAAAGAAATTGCTAATCAAAGAGTTGTTTGCATTGAAGATTATCAAACTTCAAAGGGTAAAGACTTAATGAATGGAGATGAATTCGAAATTTCAATTCCAAAATCAAACGTTTTGATCTACTATTTAGAAGATGGCTCTAAGATTTGTGCTAGACCAAGTGGAACAGAACCAAAAATTAAGTTTTACATTAGTGTAAACCAACCATTAGATTCTAAAGAGGATTATTTAAAAGTAGAAAAACAATTGGATAGCAAAATTGATGCTATCATTTCAGAAATGAACTTGAATTAATGAAAACAACATTTTTTAAAATAATCCGATTTGCTAAACCTTATAAAAAATTTATTTTTCTAAATATCTTTTTCAATATTTTATATGCTTTATTTAACGCGCTTTCATTTGTGATGTTAATCCCAATGTTAGATGTTATGTTTGGTAATACTGAAAAAGTTTCTGAAAAACCTGTTTACACTACTCTTTCAGAAATAGATAAATTTGGTAAACAATATTTAGATTATACAATCACCCAAGCAAACCTTGAAAAAGGAGAAGAATACGGTTTATTTTTAATGATATGTCTAGTCATCATTACTTTTTTTCTAAAAAATCTGTTTAACTATCTGGCTACTTATAATGTTACTTTTTTAAGAAACGGAACTTTAAGAGATTTAAGAATTGCTTTATATGAAAAGATTATAAGTTTACCTATTAGTTTTTATTCTGAAAAAAGAAGAGGTGATGTTATGGTAAGACTTACGAATGATGTGGGAGAAGTTCAGTTTTCATTTTTATCCATTTTAGAGATTATTTTTAAAGAACCTTTAACCATTTTGTTTACACTTGGAACAATGTTCTTTATTAGTACTAAACTTACCATTTTTGTATTAATTTTCATTCCACTTTCAGGCTTTATAATCTCCTTACTAGGGAAAAGCTTAAAAAGAAAGTCAAAAAGAGTTCAACAAGAAACAGGAATGTATTTGTCTGTAATTGACGAAACATTATCTGGATTAAAAGTTATTAAGAGTTACAATGCTGAGAACACTTTCTTTGATAAATTTTCAACGTCAGCAAACAAGCTTTATCGCTATTCGAATAGTTTATTAAACCGAAACAACATTGCTTCACCATTAAGCGAATTTTTAGGAATTGTTGTAATTGCTACTTTATTATGGTTTGGTGGGCGAATGGTTTTAATTGAAGAATCTTTAAAAGGAACAGATTTTATTGCCTACATGGGATTAGCTTATGGAATATTAACTCCAGCTAAAGCGATTTCAAAAGCAAACTACACGCTAAAATCTGCTATGGCAGCTGCTGATAGAATTTTAGAAATTTTAGAACAAAAAAGTTCTATAACTAATAAAGAAGAAGCTTTAGAAAAGCAAAATTTCGAATCAGAGATTAGTATTCAAAATATCAACTTTAGATATCAAGATGAAAACGTACTGAAAAACTTTTCATTAACAGTTCCAAAAGGAAAAACAGTTGCTCTTGTAGGACAATCGGGTTCTGGAAAAAGTACAATTGCTAATTTACTAACTCGTTTTTACGATGTTAATGAAGGTAGTATTCAAATTGACGGCACTGATATTCGTGACTGGAATATGCATTCATTGAGAGGTTTAATGGGCTTAGTTACTCAAGATTCTATTTTGTTTAACGATAGTATTAAAAACAATCTTTTAATAGGAAAGCCAAACGCAACAGAAGAAGAAATTATAGAGGCTTTAAAAATAGCAAATGCATATGAATTTGTTAAAGATCTACCTGAAGGAATTGAAACTAACATTGGTGATGCTGGTGGAAAACTTTCTGGCGGACAAAAACAACGCTTATCTATTGCGCGTGCTGTATTAAAAAATCCTCCGATTATGATTTTAGACGAAGCAACATCTGCTTTAGATACAGAAAGTGAAAAACTGGTTCAAGTGGCACTTGAAAACATGATGCAAAACAGAACTTCAGTTGTAATTGCTCACCGACTTTCTACCATTCAAAAAGCAGATACAATTGTAGTTATGCAAAAAGGTGAAATCGTAGAACAAGGTAATCATGAAGAACTTTTAGCCAAAAATGGAACCTATGCTAAATTAGTTTCGCTACAATCTTTCGAATAAATTTTATAAAAAAAATTTTACTATCTCCATTTATTACTAAATTTATGGAGATATTTTTTTATGTATATACACAATCCAAATATAAAACTAACAGAGAACGATGAAACAGCCGTTTGGAAATACTTAGATTTATCTAAGTTTCTTGATATGTTGTTATCGGATCAATTGTTTATGTCGCGTTCAGATAAATTTGAAGATCAATACGAAGGAACTTTTAGCGAACCTACCTATGAAGAGATTAAGAAAATTGCGGCTAACAATCCAAAGTTTTTAGATTATTATAAATCGCATCGTGAAAAGGTAGTGATTAGCTCTTGGCACGCAAATGAATACGAATCGTTTGCCATGTGGCAAATATTTACCAAGAATAATGAAGGTATAGCTTTACAGTCAACTATTGGAAGACTAAA contains:
- a CDS encoding GlmU family protein, whose amino-acid sequence is MNYILFDGTVRNALLPFTFTRPVADIRVGILTIREKWEKYLGYTTTTLTEEYLMDKYPMVEMEENIMINASFFPNEVLVEMILNLEKNQAIISGEEIIAFYTNDTQEDIDFDEYDLIDYDEDCIRIENTWDIFSKNDIAIREDFMLVTEGRTSQPIPKSVNVISPENIFIEKGAKLEFVTLNASSGPIYIGRNAEIMEGSLIRGPFALCEEAQVKLGAKIYGATTVGPHCRVGGEVNNSVLFAYSNKGHDGFLGNSVLGEWCNIGADSNNSNLKNNYEEVRLWSYETEGFAKTGLQFCGLMMGDHSKCGINTMFNTGTVVGVSANIFGSGFPRNFVPSFSWGGASGFTTYITKKAFETARIVMSRRHVEFSEQDAAILEHVFEETKKWRKE
- a CDS encoding type B 50S ribosomal protein L31 yields the protein MKKGIHPENYRLVAFKDMSNEDVFITKSTVETKETIEVDGVEYPVFKMEISRTSHPFYTGKSKLIDTAGRIDKFKNKYAKFSK
- a CDS encoding ABC transporter ATP-binding protein produces the protein MKTTFFKIIRFAKPYKKFIFLNIFFNILYALFNALSFVMLIPMLDVMFGNTEKVSEKPVYTTLSEIDKFGKQYLDYTITQANLEKGEEYGLFLMICLVIITFFLKNLFNYLATYNVTFLRNGTLRDLRIALYEKIISLPISFYSEKRRGDVMVRLTNDVGEVQFSFLSILEIIFKEPLTILFTLGTMFFISTKLTIFVLIFIPLSGFIISLLGKSLKRKSKRVQQETGMYLSVIDETLSGLKVIKSYNAENTFFDKFSTSANKLYRYSNSLLNRNNIASPLSEFLGIVVIATLLWFGGRMVLIEESLKGTDFIAYMGLAYGILTPAKAISKANYTLKSAMAAADRILEILEQKSSITNKEEALEKQNFESEISIQNINFRYQDENVLKNFSLTVPKGKTVALVGQSGSGKSTIANLLTRFYDVNEGSIQIDGTDIRDWNMHSLRGLMGLVTQDSILFNDSIKNNLLIGKPNATEEEIIEALKIANAYEFVKDLPEGIETNIGDAGGKLSGGQKQRLSIARAVLKNPPIMILDEATSALDTESEKLVQVALENMMQNRTSVVIAHRLSTIQKADTIVVMQKGEIVEQGNHEELLAKNGTYAKLVSLQSFE
- a CDS encoding DUF4199 domain-containing protein; its protein translation is MNEIVKKNSVKYGIIAGVFALLLTSTMYAVNLELFAKWWIGVTNIIIYTALGIFAMVQTKKELNGVYTFKDAFTTYFVYAVIGIAISIAFNIILFNFIDPGAKETLKEISIEAAVSMMKKFGAPSDAIKKAVEDMSNSDQFGIVEQLKGSVFSIIFSAIFAAILAAIFKSKPKEQF
- a CDS encoding glycosyltransferase family 2 protein → MNLSIVIPLLNEQESLPELYNWIKKVMTSHNFSYEIWFIDDGSTDNSWQIIENLSQQDNNVKGIRFFKNYGKSQALHAGFARTNGDVIITMDADLQDSPDEIPELYNLITNEGYDLVSGWKKKRYDSVIGKNIPSKLFNWAARKTSGVKLHDFNCGLKAYSKNVVKNIEVSGEMHRYIPVLAKNAGFSNIGEKVVIHQARKYGQSKFGMNRFINGFLDLITIWFLSRFGKRPMHLFGALGVLMFVIGMLSAGFIGFSKLWKLYHHEPAILVTDNPWFYISLTTMIIGTQMFLAGFLGEIILRTKNNEERYKISKEI
- a CDS encoding phospho-sugar mutase, with translation MHIDKHILDKVNEWLTPTFDKKTQDIIEEMMTSSPKELEDSFYKNLEFGTGGMRGVMGVGTNRINKYTLGKNTQGLSNYMKKVFAGEELKVAIAYDCRHNSDTLAKVVADVFSANGIKVFLFSEMRPTPELSFTVRHLDCHAGIVLTASHNPPEYNGYKVYWQDGGQLVPPQDGEIIQVIESLQYSDINFDANESLIQYIDKDLDEAFWKSTVENASFNTPQNAKDNLKIVYTSLHGTSIKAIPSVLALAGYNDVNIVKEQAEPDGNFPTVKSPNPEEPEALTMAIELANKINADIVVGTDPDSDRLGVAVRDLDGKMKLLNGNQTMVIMTAFLLEQWKRAGKITGKEFIGSTIVSTPMMLDLAEAYKVECKVGLTGFKWIAKFIKDFPELQFIGGGEESFGYMVGDNVRDKDAVAAILLVCEIAALAKASGSSLFQELINLSVDFGFYKEHLISITKKGIEGANEIKQMMIDLRENPLKEIANQRVVCIEDYQTSKGKDLMNGDEFEISIPKSNVLIYYLEDGSKICARPSGTEPKIKFYISVNQPLDSKEDYLKVEKQLDSKIDAIISEMNLN